A single genomic interval of Fibrobacter sp. UWB15 harbors:
- a CDS encoding helicase-related protein, whose product MSEQMQDWRTGTIVNTRGRDWIVLPSEDKNLLRLKALDGGEDDCIGIYLPLNVERDAVTAAHFGLPSEKDLGNVRSAKLLYDASRLTLRNAAGPFRCAAKLGFRPRSYQMVPLIMALKQEGPIRLMIADDVGIGKTIESLLIVKELIERRDIKRFAVLCPPHLCEQWQTELKDKFNIDAVIIRGSTQAALEKAKPDDDNSIFKHYPYQIVSIDYIKFDNNSKKSRFILDAPELLIVDEAHTCAKPAGAFKNQQLRYSVLSELAKPEYKRHVILMTATPHSGKDEEFKSLLGILNPKFEEDEWFKSDSVKKELAKFFVQRKRGNITKWLDENTPFPKRSQIDHDQSYTLSQPYQKLYDEVLQMASDMMQNVSGTKNQRFRYWTALAFLRGIMSSPAAGAKMFSRKVNDILDEDDGVDDSIEHENPLFEKLDASNDELPTSLASRAQLKSEQKTKFESFVAELERLKGFEKDYKLLGCSEIVKQWIKQGVSPVIFCRYIETAHYVEENLREKFGNKVHIECITSELPDDDRKERVRQMMPEEGDKKPRILVATDCLSEGINLQDIFDAVFHYDLPWNPNRLEQREGRVDRFGQIRTEVHTCMFYGKDNPMDQTVLKVLFEKAKRIKGSIGVSISFPENSKEFMDAIFKAILNDAKKKKDASGQLSLFDLDEFKYANTGMDKYFEETVKKEEVLRSMLAQESIHAQEIEEDLKRSDESVGNPEVVYSFVHDVMQDIYAKNSKMNDEQCILNFAGLEIPDTLKNFFKKRTSISFKAPVPEGTTYWGRNSEAVERLCEKVLADATHHQEDSRFAARAAVVKSKNVNERTVIYLLRARHVIKDLKLDGSNMVAEEILTRGYRTVSKSILTKEEVSDLMKNPAPAGDLSPEIQQRQLQRELDTIGEKQADFDAFAKERAELLIQEHERYYKALGEKRKSDRFKVVEPVIPLDVLGIYIFVPEAQ is encoded by the coding sequence GTGAGTGAACAAATGCAAGATTGGCGTACCGGCACCATTGTAAACACTCGTGGCCGTGATTGGATTGTTTTGCCATCGGAAGACAAGAATCTTTTGAGGTTGAAAGCTCTTGATGGTGGCGAAGACGATTGTATTGGTATTTACTTGCCTTTGAATGTTGAGCGTGATGCGGTAACAGCCGCGCATTTTGGCCTTCCGTCTGAAAAAGACCTTGGCAATGTCCGTAGCGCAAAATTGCTCTATGATGCATCCCGTTTGACTTTGCGTAATGCAGCAGGCCCTTTTCGTTGTGCGGCAAAACTTGGTTTCCGTCCGCGTAGTTATCAGATGGTCCCACTTATCATGGCTCTCAAGCAAGAAGGCCCTATTCGCTTGATGATTGCCGATGACGTGGGTATTGGTAAAACTATTGAATCTTTGTTGATTGTCAAGGAATTGATTGAACGTCGCGATATTAAGCGTTTTGCCGTTCTATGCCCGCCGCATCTTTGCGAGCAATGGCAGACGGAATTGAAGGACAAGTTTAATATTGATGCCGTCATTATTCGTGGTAGTACCCAGGCTGCTTTGGAAAAAGCGAAACCCGATGACGATAATAGCATCTTCAAACATTATCCTTATCAGATTGTAAGCATTGATTACATCAAGTTTGACAATAACAGCAAAAAGAGCCGATTCATATTGGATGCTCCTGAGTTGTTGATTGTGGACGAAGCCCATACCTGCGCAAAACCGGCTGGAGCTTTCAAGAACCAACAATTGCGCTATAGTGTATTGTCGGAATTGGCAAAACCGGAATACAAACGCCATGTCATTTTGATGACGGCGACGCCCCATTCCGGAAAAGATGAAGAATTCAAGTCGCTGTTAGGTATTCTGAACCCGAAATTTGAAGAAGATGAATGGTTCAAATCGGATTCTGTAAAAAAGGAATTGGCAAAGTTCTTTGTTCAGCGGAAACGCGGTAACATTACCAAGTGGCTAGATGAAAATACGCCGTTTCCCAAGAGATCGCAAATTGATCATGATCAAAGTTATACTCTGTCGCAGCCTTATCAAAAACTTTATGACGAAGTTTTGCAGATGGCATCCGATATGATGCAGAATGTCTCGGGTACGAAAAACCAGCGCTTTAGATATTGGACTGCATTGGCATTCCTTCGCGGAATTATGTCGAGCCCAGCTGCGGGTGCAAAGATGTTCTCGCGTAAGGTCAATGACATCTTGGATGAAGACGATGGTGTGGACGATTCCATCGAACACGAAAATCCGCTATTTGAAAAACTAGATGCCTCTAACGATGAACTCCCTACGAGCCTTGCATCTAGAGCCCAATTGAAATCGGAGCAGAAAACAAAGTTTGAAAGTTTTGTTGCAGAACTAGAGCGGTTAAAGGGTTTCGAAAAAGACTATAAGCTGCTCGGCTGTAGCGAAATTGTCAAGCAGTGGATAAAACAAGGCGTTTCACCGGTAATCTTCTGCCGATACATCGAAACCGCGCATTATGTAGAAGAAAACTTGCGCGAAAAGTTTGGCAACAAGGTTCACATAGAATGCATCACCAGTGAATTGCCTGACGATGACCGTAAGGAACGTGTTCGCCAGATGATGCCGGAAGAAGGTGATAAAAAGCCGAGAATCCTTGTGGCGACGGACTGTCTTTCTGAAGGTATTAACCTTCAAGATATTTTTGATGCGGTGTTCCATTACGATTTGCCATGGAATCCGAACCGTTTGGAACAGCGAGAAGGTCGTGTAGATCGTTTTGGTCAAATTCGTACCGAAGTTCATACCTGCATGTTCTATGGGAAGGACAATCCCATGGACCAGACGGTTCTCAAAGTTTTGTTTGAAAAGGCAAAGCGAATCAAGGGCAGCATAGGTGTTTCTATCTCGTTCCCGGAAAATTCCAAGGAGTTTATGGATGCAATCTTCAAGGCGATTTTGAACGACGCCAAGAAAAAGAAAGACGCTTCTGGGCAGCTTTCCTTGTTTGACCTAGATGAATTCAAGTATGCCAATACGGGTATGGATAAGTATTTCGAGGAAACGGTGAAAAAGGAAGAAGTGCTCCGTTCCATGCTTGCCCAGGAATCTATCCATGCTCAAGAAATCGAAGAAGACTTGAAGCGCTCCGATGAAAGTGTTGGTAATCCGGAAGTGGTCTATTCCTTTGTTCACGATGTAATGCAAGACATCTATGCGAAGAATTCAAAAATGAATGATGAGCAGTGCATCTTGAATTTTGCAGGCCTAGAAATCCCTGACACCCTGAAAAATTTCTTCAAGAAACGCACTTCTATTTCTTTCAAGGCTCCCGTTCCCGAAGGAACAACCTATTGGGGCCGCAATAGCGAAGCCGTAGAACGCCTTTGCGAAAAGGTTTTGGCGGATGCAACCCACCATCAAGAGGATAGTCGTTTTGCGGCTAGGGCGGCAGTAGTAAAGTCCAAAAATGTGAACGAAAGAACGGTTATATACCTGTTAAGAGCACGCCATGTTATCAAGGACTTGAAATTGGATGGCTCCAATATGGTTGCCGAAGAAATTTTGACACGTGGCTACCGGACTGTAAGCAAGTCCATTCTCACCAAGGAAGAGGTTTCTGACTTGATGAAGAATCCCGCCCCTGCAGGCGACCTGTCGCCCGAAATCCAGCAAAGGCAACTCCAGCGTGAACTGGATACCATCGGCGAAAAGCAGGCGGACTTTGACGCATTTGCAAAGGAACGCGCGGAACTCCTTATCCAGGAACACGAACGCTATTACAAGGCGTTAGGTGAAAAGCGGAAATCGGACCGGTTCAAGGTGGTTGAACCCGTAATTCCGCTAGATGTTCTTGGCATTTACATCTTTGTTCCGGAGGCTCAGTAA
- a CDS encoding DEAD/DEAH box helicase, translating to MAEATKDFFRLHEDIMSQYKSFANSFVDIDDPQILKELKSYGDQKSMWPDPLIQFNPSYQEGCSLRQLVDEGLLDEKMDKIFKGFNLYKHQEEALRLGAQGRDFTVTSGTGSGKSLTFLGTIINAAIRDKTSGVTGLIVYPMNALINSQTNEIEKYARNYKNLTGEDFPISFNQYTGQESEDSRKKIRENPPHILLTNYMMLEYLLTRQSDNSIKQALFKNLQYIAFDELHTFRGRQGADVAMLIRRIKAECSHHITCMGTSATMASGTSTEERKEAVAKVASLFFGQKFERDQIIEESLKSISDETVPSADELKTVVESFTQPINAEQYLIQNALFKWVEHSVALKNENGVLRRGVPLTLDEMSEKLSEYTSVNVEKCSVALKNLFNSISMVNEIIARENVEKKLRKSFVLPYKLHQFISQSTSVSVSLHKPAEGDEESDRVVCFDGLPSKNVNGVDCPLYPVVFSRTSGKPFICVKKNEKTGKLETRDFGDSLVSEDDKADISCGYLIDEAEWNPKEDILSLPNDFVDYKNGSVVLKKQYVDKFPQLISISVKGDFSSDTEMFSDRNVWYIPTGFVYDPTSGDVYHHQTSEFAKLTRIGMEGRSTSTTVLSLNILNSMAASGFENQDTKLLSFTDNRQDASLQAGHFNDFVNTLRIRSALARALNNNGIISFAELENKVYACMNIGIADYNKNGDSGFRTAQKKAEDTFKTLLKYLLLKDLSNSWKINMPGLEPCGLMRVEYEGFDEVMEESPWKVFLDTFNNKWNTSITKDDLKEICFNVLEYFRKSYSIYHESFYNASKIKENLQSFENNLLPNWVPEESDIPEPTWMALKRTKMRAIYTQSVGMQSRLGRYIKDKLQGYVNINGERYDEFVEALLNTLCEANYLRSEEKVKQGNENAVVYILNVETLLWKKGDGYVPDDMIFHRNSKNAKRKPNEYFRKLYLSSSLTSRIVSKEHTGQITKEERQQREQDFRAGAFSTLFCSPTMELGIDISDLSIVHMRNVPPNASNYAQRSGRAGRSGQPALVFTSCSQRSAHDAHYFANPREIVAGEVKPPKLDLLNQDLLRSHFDALFLTHRGVSGISGGSMGEFIIIDHPDLPLKNETKQSLVDADKNSQDILDRWNAVVADIAGDLAKTNWYNDNWATRVLQSLGSEFEKSMSRWKNLFIQQQIQLAAADKILENPIYKSTSDEYRTAKQNQARALAFRNLLLNRDKSNSGESQSEFYPFRYLASEGFLPGYNFTRLPIHLLLSNKDKNEVAESLSRPRNLALREMGPENLVYHNGAKYKVVSSQLSEVHQKGSDALVCTKSGYILFDDQQNVNNDPWTGAEIGSDRKKFTDLMSMTDQVAEKKVHITCDEEERTRMGYVIDTYFAYDGNKSDIKELRLLAGGDLLLRIRYIPAAKLVYINNKWKNQELEGFVLNNVSGDWKSHGYRNKLAGEKDNPNSQKTYNNLSVVKIYTTDTADALYVEPVSILGLDYAGRVTLQYALKTAIENVFSIESSELGVTPIGDPEAPNILLYESAEESLGVLKSLTEDNEGWHKVVNEIQKLCRFDDETYKDKASYKDFLSYYNQTDHAVIDRFTIKNTVERLLNCQIQVGKSDSARYEAQYQRLLETYDKNSSTELKFLNYLYAHGLRLPDEAQRRVDGLYCQPDFYYAPDSGSLPTYVFCDGSPHDENNVMERDTKQREALLDKGLDYIVYYYKDNLDDVVAKRKDIFRKVADK from the coding sequence ATGGCCGAGGCTACTAAAGATTTTTTTAGACTGCACGAAGACATTATGTCGCAGTATAAGTCTTTTGCTAACAGCTTCGTTGACATTGACGATCCCCAAATTCTAAAGGAACTGAAAAGTTACGGCGACCAGAAATCAATGTGGCCTGACCCGTTGATTCAGTTCAACCCATCTTATCAAGAAGGATGTTCTTTAAGGCAACTTGTCGATGAAGGTCTTCTTGATGAAAAGATGGATAAAATCTTCAAAGGATTTAATCTTTATAAGCACCAAGAAGAAGCTCTGAGACTTGGTGCGCAAGGTCGAGACTTTACCGTCACCTCAGGAACGGGCTCGGGAAAATCTCTGACTTTTCTCGGCACAATTATAAACGCCGCTATTAGAGATAAGACTTCTGGTGTAACGGGCTTGATTGTTTACCCGATGAACGCTCTTATCAATTCTCAAACGAATGAAATAGAGAAGTACGCGCGGAATTACAAGAACCTGACTGGTGAAGATTTTCCGATTAGTTTTAATCAATATACGGGTCAAGAAAGTGAAGATTCTCGAAAGAAAATTCGAGAAAATCCGCCGCATATTCTTTTGACCAACTACATGATGTTGGAATATCTTTTGACTCGTCAAAGCGATAATTCGATCAAGCAGGCTCTCTTTAAAAATCTTCAATACATTGCCTTTGATGAATTGCATACGTTTAGAGGACGTCAAGGTGCAGATGTGGCTATGCTGATTCGCCGTATAAAGGCGGAGTGTTCTCATCATATTACGTGCATGGGAACCTCTGCAACTATGGCGAGCGGAACATCTACTGAAGAGCGAAAGGAGGCTGTCGCTAAGGTTGCTTCTTTGTTCTTTGGTCAAAAATTTGAACGCGATCAGATTATAGAAGAGTCTTTGAAGTCTATCTCTGATGAAACTGTTCCGTCTGCTGATGAATTGAAGACTGTTGTTGAGTCCTTTACGCAACCGATAAATGCGGAACAGTATTTGATTCAGAATGCCTTGTTCAAGTGGGTTGAACATTCTGTTGCATTGAAGAATGAAAACGGGGTCTTGAGAAGAGGGGTTCCTCTGACCCTTGATGAAATGTCCGAAAAGTTGTCGGAGTATACATCTGTAAATGTTGAAAAGTGCTCTGTTGCGTTGAAGAATCTTTTTAACTCGATTTCAATGGTGAATGAAATCATCGCCAGGGAGAATGTTGAAAAGAAACTTCGCAAGAGTTTTGTGTTGCCGTATAAACTGCATCAGTTTATTTCTCAGTCCACGAGTGTTTCGGTCTCTTTGCATAAACCTGCTGAAGGTGATGAAGAATCGGACAGGGTTGTGTGTTTTGACGGGCTGCCGTCGAAGAATGTTAATGGCGTTGATTGCCCACTGTATCCGGTTGTTTTCAGTCGAACCTCTGGCAAACCATTTATTTGCGTAAAGAAGAACGAAAAAACAGGAAAGCTGGAAACTCGCGATTTTGGCGATTCGCTAGTTAGTGAAGATGATAAGGCTGATATCTCTTGTGGCTATTTGATTGACGAAGCGGAATGGAACCCTAAAGAAGATATTTTAAGCCTCCCGAATGACTTTGTTGATTATAAGAACGGTTCGGTTGTTCTGAAAAAGCAGTATGTGGATAAGTTCCCGCAGCTTATAAGCATTAGTGTAAAAGGCGATTTTAGTTCAGATACCGAGATGTTTTCCGACAGGAATGTTTGGTATATTCCGACGGGATTTGTTTATGACCCGACTAGTGGCGATGTTTATCATCATCAAACATCTGAATTTGCAAAGTTGACTCGCATTGGCATGGAAGGCCGTTCCACTTCAACAACGGTACTTTCTCTAAATATCCTTAATTCAATGGCGGCATCTGGCTTTGAAAACCAGGATACAAAACTTCTGAGTTTTACTGACAATAGACAGGATGCATCTTTACAGGCAGGCCATTTTAATGACTTCGTCAATACATTGCGAATTAGAAGTGCTCTTGCGAGGGCTTTGAATAATAATGGCATTATTTCTTTTGCCGAATTGGAAAATAAAGTCTATGCTTGCATGAATATCGGCATTGCTGATTACAATAAAAATGGTGATTCAGGTTTCCGTACGGCACAAAAGAAGGCGGAAGATACATTTAAAACCTTGCTCAAATATCTTCTGTTGAAGGATCTGTCAAATTCCTGGAAAATCAATATGCCAGGGCTTGAACCTTGCGGACTTATGCGGGTTGAGTATGAAGGCTTTGATGAAGTAATGGAAGAAAGTCCGTGGAAAGTGTTCTTGGATACCTTCAACAATAAGTGGAATACTTCTATTACAAAGGATGATTTAAAAGAAATTTGTTTCAATGTGCTGGAGTATTTCCGCAAGAGTTATTCGATTTATCACGAAAGCTTTTATAACGCAAGCAAGATTAAGGAAAATCTTCAATCCTTTGAAAACAATTTGTTGCCCAATTGGGTTCCCGAGGAATCGGATATTCCAGAACCGACTTGGATGGCTCTCAAGCGAACCAAGATGCGTGCAATCTATACTCAATCTGTGGGTATGCAAAGCCGTTTGGGTCGCTATATCAAAGATAAGCTTCAAGGCTATGTCAATATCAATGGCGAGCGCTATGATGAATTTGTAGAAGCGTTGTTGAATACGCTTTGTGAAGCGAATTATTTGCGAAGTGAAGAAAAAGTAAAGCAGGGCAATGAAAACGCAGTCGTTTACATTTTGAATGTTGAAACCCTTTTGTGGAAGAAGGGCGATGGCTATGTTCCTGATGACATGATTTTCCATCGGAATAGTAAAAATGCAAAGCGTAAGCCCAACGAATATTTCAGAAAGTTGTATTTGTCGTCTTCTTTGACTTCTAGAATTGTTTCAAAGGAACATACTGGGCAAATTACTAAAGAAGAACGTCAGCAAAGAGAGCAAGATTTTAGAGCGGGTGCGTTTTCAACATTGTTCTGCTCTCCGACAATGGAGTTGGGCATTGACATTTCGGACCTGAGCATAGTCCATATGCGAAATGTTCCACCGAATGCTTCTAACTATGCACAGCGTTCTGGTCGCGCGGGGCGTAGTGGGCAGCCGGCATTGGTGTTTACGAGTTGCAGTCAGCGCTCGGCTCATGATGCTCATTATTTTGCCAATCCTAGAGAAATTGTTGCTGGTGAAGTCAAACCGCCAAAACTTGACCTGTTGAATCAGGACTTGTTGAGAAGTCACTTTGATGCTCTGTTTCTCACGCATCGTGGTGTTAGTGGCATTTCTGGTGGCAGCATGGGTGAATTTATCATCATCGATCACCCTGATTTGCCTTTAAAGAATGAGACAAAGCAATCTTTGGTTGATGCTGATAAAAACTCGCAGGACATTCTTGATAGATGGAATGCGGTTGTTGCTGATATTGCAGGCGATCTTGCCAAAACCAACTGGTATAACGATAACTGGGCGACGCGTGTTCTGCAAAGCCTTGGTAGTGAGTTTGAAAAATCGATGAGCCGTTGGAAAAATCTATTTATCCAACAGCAGATTCAATTGGCTGCAGCAGATAAAATTCTGGAAAATCCGATTTATAAATCGACTAGTGACGAATATAGAACGGCAAAGCAAAATCAGGCAAGGGCGTTGGCTTTCCGCAATTTGTTGCTGAATAGAGATAAGTCTAATTCTGGAGAATCTCAATCCGAATTCTATCCGTTCCGTTATTTGGCTAGTGAAGGCTTCTTGCCTGGGTACAACTTTACACGCTTGCCGATTCACTTGCTGCTGAGCAACAAGGATAAAAATGAGGTGGCTGAGTCCTTAAGCAGACCGAGAAATCTCGCTTTGCGCGAAATGGGGCCTGAAAATCTTGTGTACCATAACGGAGCAAAGTATAAGGTTGTCAGTTCGCAACTTTCCGAAGTTCACCAGAAAGGTTCTGATGCGTTGGTATGCACAAAGAGTGGATATATTCTGTTTGATGACCAACAGAATGTGAATAATGACCCTTGGACTGGTGCAGAAATCGGCAGTGACCGTAAGAAATTTACGGATTTGATGTCGATGACGGACCAAGTGGCTGAAAAGAAGGTTCACATTACCTGCGATGAAGAAGAACGCACCCGTATGGGTTACGTAATCGACACTTATTTCGCCTATGATGGCAATAAGAGTGATATCAAGGAATTGAGGTTGCTCGCGGGTGGCGATTTGCTTCTTAGAATCCGCTATATTCCTGCGGCAAAGCTAGTCTATATCAACAACAAGTGGAAAAACCAAGAACTGGAAGGCTTTGTGCTGAACAATGTTTCCGGCGATTGGAAATCACATGGATATAGAAATAAACTTGCTGGTGAAAAGGATAATCCAAATTCTCAAAAAACCTATAACAATTTAAGTGTGGTGAAGATTTATACCACAGATACTGCAGATGCGCTCTATGTGGAACCTGTAAGTATTCTTGGTTTGGATTATGCTGGCCGCGTTACGCTGCAATATGCTTTGAAAACGGCAATAGAAAATGTTTTCAGTATCGAAAGTTCTGAACTCGGTGTTACTCCGATTGGCGATCCTGAAGCGCCGAACATTCTTCTGTATGAATCTGCCGAAGAAAGCCTTGGTGTGTTGAAGTCGTTGACCGAAGATAACGAAGGTTGGCACAAGGTTGTAAACGAAATCCAGAAACTCTGCCGATTTGATGATGAAACCTACAAGGATAAGGCTAGTTATAAGGATTTCTTGAGTTATTACAACCAGACGGACCATGCTGTTATAGATCGATTTACGATTAAGAATACCGTGGAACGCTTGTTGAATTGTCAAATTCAAGTGGGTAAATCGGATTCTGCCCGTTACGAAGCCCAGTACCAGCGACTTTTGGAAACTTATGACAAGAATAGTTCTACGGAATTGAAATTCCTGAATTATCTCTATGCTCATGGTTTACGCCTACCCGATGAGGCCCAAAGGCGAGTTGATGGCTTATATTGCCAGCCTGATTTCTACTATGCGCCTGATTCGGGATCTTTACCCACATATGTATTCTGTGACGGCTCGCCGCACGATGAGAATAATGTGATGGAACGCGACACAAAGCAACGAGAAGCGTTGCTCGATAAAGGGCTGGATTATATAGTCTATTACTACAAAGACAATCTGGATGATGTCGTAGCGAAACGAAAGGATATTTTCAGAAAGGTGGCTGACAAGTGA
- a CDS encoding helix-turn-helix domain-containing protein, translating to MTKIHTEEEWQRVLDLHKEGMLPRAIARLVGISEREVKHRCRMYDLTGTFQTVPRIGRPVDFNVKCAAVDDVVKKSLSCVLVCAKYDISRSAIKDWLSKFRQGGYKNLRDKKPGGSFPRMPKKKNIRAGAGELERLREENEYLKAEVAYLKKLKALDQEESAEMFGIGPRSFTN from the coding sequence ATGACAAAAATACACACAGAAGAAGAATGGCAAAGAGTCCTCGACCTGCACAAGGAGGGTATGTTGCCTAGGGCGATAGCTCGCCTAGTTGGCATATCGGAACGGGAAGTCAAGCACCGCTGCCGAATGTACGATCTGACAGGTACGTTCCAGACGGTACCACGCATAGGACGCCCTGTAGACTTCAATGTAAAATGTGCGGCTGTGGACGATGTGGTAAAAAAATCGCTATCTTGTGTCCTGGTATGTGCCAAGTATGATATAAGCCGTTCCGCCATAAAAGACTGGTTAAGCAAGTTTAGGCAAGGCGGCTACAAGAATCTGCGGGACAAGAAACCAGGAGGGAGTTTCCCAAGAATGCCTAAAAAGAAGAATATCCGAGCAGGAGCCGGCGAGTTAGAGCGCCTCAGAGAGGAAAACGAGTACTTGAAAGCCGAGGTCGCCTACCTAAAAAAATTAAAGGCCCTAGACCAGGAAGAAAGTGCCGAGATGTTCGGTATAGGGCCCAGGTCGTTCACGAACTGA
- a CDS encoding IS3 family transposase, which yields MKASGLSRSTYYYHLREKPDRYADERSRIKAIHMEHKGRYGYNRISIQLKSEGFSINHKTVYRIMKEENLKNVRRRRHYHSYKGEIGKVAKNIVNRNFMTTAPNQKWTTDVTQINIGEEKCYLSPILDMYNGEIVCYTISDHPNLKMVIRMLDKAYGSRKIEKGLILHSDQGWHYQHYNYQLSLKQHGIIQSMSRKGNCLDNAMMENFFGIMKSELLYPNTFKDVDHFKRELKKYIEYYNNDRIKLRLNGMSPVQYRTHNSVLS from the coding sequence CTGAAGGCAAGCGGATTATCCCGCTCGACATACTATTACCATCTCCGTGAAAAGCCCGACCGCTACGCCGATGAACGCAGCCGGATAAAGGCCATCCACATGGAGCATAAGGGCCGCTACGGCTACAACCGAATCAGTATCCAGCTGAAAAGCGAGGGCTTTTCGATCAATCACAAAACCGTGTACAGAATCATGAAGGAAGAGAATCTGAAAAATGTCCGCAGGCGCCGCCACTACCACTCCTACAAGGGAGAAATAGGCAAGGTTGCGAAGAACATAGTGAACCGCAACTTTATGACAACGGCGCCAAACCAGAAATGGACAACCGATGTGACCCAGATAAACATCGGTGAGGAAAAGTGTTATCTGTCACCGATACTAGACATGTACAATGGCGAAATCGTCTGCTATACGATATCAGACCATCCAAACTTGAAGATGGTCATTAGAATGCTGGACAAGGCATACGGGTCAAGGAAAATAGAGAAAGGACTGATATTGCACTCCGATCAGGGGTGGCATTACCAGCATTACAACTATCAGCTGTCGCTGAAACAGCATGGCATAATCCAAAGCATGAGTCGCAAGGGCAACTGCCTGGACAATGCCATGATGGAGAACTTCTTCGGGATAATGAAATCCGAGTTGCTCTATCCGAATACCTTCAAAGATGTGGACCACTTTAAGCGGGAACTGAAAAAATATATCGAATACTACAACAATGACCGGATAAAACTGCGCCTAAACGGAATGAGCCCGGTACAATACCGGACTCATAACTCAGTTTTATCCTAA